In Apium graveolens cultivar Ventura unplaced genomic scaffold, ASM990537v1 ctg1685, whole genome shotgun sequence, the sequence attcagatggtttcagtatgggaatctaatagcctcatatcgactatagatttgagtctttgggggttcttcagttttgatgggcttggttggagtttctgcttcagacatgattatttttggatcttaaactgtttatgtgttaacagataggctctgataccacttgttaggtcgcacactgtagaagggggttgaatacagtgtttatcacaatcaaatcaaattaaagaactcaagtaacagaaaacagactttattcaatataataaattatgttacaatatggaactgttctctctcagtgatgaacaaatatcacgagagctgctagggttacgataaataatattctcgataatgataacacttatagtgtaaaccctatgtctgtgtttatatactacacaattacaagataatcgctaattgatattgaatatgattctgtattctaaaatatatcaattagatatcttcttttccaagtcttctattttccatagaagtcttctctatgcatatctcttctttatttagtcttgatcttctttcctttctatcagcctttccttaactgttcgtcatttcgcacttaagttctgatatccctcttctgataattatctcctgataatttaagtactgatatcattaagttctgacttccagtaagtgctgatttcagtaagttcttgttaagtaagatctgcaaactaaacacaaatcatattagtcatgacattatcaaatatatctaacaatatcctTGCTAAcaaacctacccattcgatatcaaatcccaactcataattatacatattataataacacacgcaacaattaagattcacgttctcgaaaatcggttcgacAATCACTACCGGGATGTACATATACTCGTAGTTTCGAGAAAATAGGGTTGTCATATATTTTGCAAAATATTCTATCACAACACACCAGCAGGTCCTGCAAAatacttatttataattatatatgtatatatatatatatatgtttatcggcctacccgtcgaacaattcgacgtcaattcACCACAACAATACACAATTTTACATTCCTAACGACCGATACAACTCAAAAATCACAATCAATTCAATTAACGATACGACTTAAaaagaaattaattaattattttaaaattttaggactcagaaataattcatcaccgtccaccatcggctcgccggggctcatcgccgacggcggcaaaatttattggtgcccgatgattttcgggtttccaaataaattccaccgattaattaCTTTTCGTACAAAAACTATATTTATATCATGAATATTCATTCAATTAATTTCCTGCATACAAAAATATAAAAACCCAATCAATAATTACGGAACTAATTAGCACAACAATCGACTCACACCAACACAGCACATACGCGCTTCACGCGCTGACACACGGCCACACAAATTGAAACACACGCACGCACACACTGCAACCAAGAATCAGGAAGGAACAGAGACCAAAGCAAAGCAGTAAACGGAGTACAGGGCAACCGGACAATTACCGGAGTAAACCGGAGTACGGCAGGGAAAGAAACCGGAATAAACAGGCGCAACAGGGACGGGGCGAATAACTGTAGACGACAAAAGAAGGAAGGAACAGGAAGCAGGGGAACAAGCTCGGAAAATAAATAGAAACAGAATGGGAGGGTGAGAGTAAAGAGAGAGGAAGAGATTAGAGAATGTGAGATTGTGAGATTGAGAGAGACAGAAATCGGTACAGGGGAGGGAGTACATGAATGAATTAAATAAATGGCAGCAATGTAACACGTAGCAAGTCCACTCCTAAAAATCGAACACGTGTAATATTTTCTGTTTTCCTGCCTGAGTTTGTCTCGAGTTGTATATTCTAACGAATCAACATGCGAATAAATAATGCTCGAACAATTACCGAATTAGttctaaaatttttaaaatatttgaaatttaataaaataaaattttcataattaacgaaccaagttgcatttaaaataaatttataaaatcacgaaaataatcttaaaatgttataaatatcccgaagttaatttcataattttaaagtcatttctgaaatacaatttatacccgcttttagcaattaaacgaatcaacgtgcgggtaaaattaatcccaaaaatttccaaaataattttaaaattctcgaaataattcaaacttaataaaatatgagttccataatttttgaaatattctgaaattttatacgaaatttacacttaaatacaatcaaaaaatcattcagggataaataattaatgaaatattgatttctaaattttataaaatcccaaaaataattactgaaattttaaaaccattaaaataatttttagaggcattccaaatatttatgaaaataaatctactataaaaccacttttaaaagtaataacGAGACAATACAGCTCAacaaacaattatacaaataatccttGTAAGCCACCAACCACACATAactaataataaaacaacacacgGCTACCAGAAAACATAcacatactttattcacttaattatttaataattacacactTAAATAgtacaaaaatatacgagtcgttataggtAACCTCTCGAAGATTAATTGATTTTCTCATAATGAATCAAAATAATGAAAATGACAGAAAAAACATGACTCTGATATCAATTGACGAAATACAAAAGTGTAAAAGAAATAAGTATTAATATTCGCAAGTACTCTTATACGATAAATCCTTTGAAACCTTGAATTCACAAGGGTTTCTTGAATTTACCAAAAAATAAGATTATTTATATAGGAATAAAAAAtcataaaatgaaataaaaataatatatttaaaaataaataataattaaagaTAGTATAATTATGCTATATTTTAAATTCCAATTTGACATTATCATCCCGATAGCACCTCAATAGGGTGATCATGCATTAGTCAACTTGATCATTACACCCTAACTACCCTAACTATGTACCGAAAATTCTCGTGCATCAGATACGAACAGCCTCGTAGATTGTTTGCATTGGCTGTGCTTTGTTTAAATTTTAGTTGGATATCCTTTTAATTTTCAGTTGAATGGCAGGTTTTTTTACTGCGGATTCTACTAGTAGGCTTTAGAGTTTGGGAAAGGGATTTTTTACTGATGTCAATGGTTAAAATAACCAATATTGTTTGTTTTTTATGACAACTTGTGAACTCGTCTAGTCAAAATTCGATCCGATGCATCTTGCTTACGCTTCTGCATTGTCTCATCCCACTTGTGAACCAGAAGCCTGGTTTTTAAGTTTGGTGATACACAATAGTAGGAGTAGAATGATTTGCAGAATTACATTTTGATATATCTGGTCCTGTGAAGGACAAAAGTCATTCACAAGATACACAAAACTTTACGTTTTCACCGTCATTGTTCTTTTTCCAGCAGTATGACTAATATTTTGTCTATTTTCCACAGCCTACATGTGTTCTTTTCTGTAATCTCTTCTTTATAAACAATACTGTACCAAATAAATATGTAAAAATACTATTATAAGATTGCTACTGAAATAACATCTTGAAATTTTAAAACGACCGcttccttaataaaataaataagtagTCTAACAAACGTATGCTTCATagatgatttttttttttttaattaagaTCCTTAAACAACCCTCGGATTATTCCCACTCCCCATAATCGCAAAGCTTAACTTAAACCAATTATATATTGTTCTTACAATTACTACTCCCCTCACGTACATCTACTCGTTCCCTTTGTCTTTGTTTCCCTCTAAACCAATCAAATCCAAGCTATAATCACCCTTTTTTTTGGTACAACAATTAATCAATCATCATAGTAATAATACAAGAACACTTGGTGTTCAGATAGAGATTTTGATTGAATCAAAAGGTGTTTCAAGACTTTGGAAGTGGCTCCCCTCTTAAGAATGATTTGAAAAGTTGAAGGGACTCTCTTGGCTTAAATAGTGGTACTTCATGACCTGCTCCTCTCACTGTTGCAAATGTTAGCCCTTCATATACCTCTGTCCACCCTCCCACCTTCAAACATTTTTAACACGAATTTTATCAGTCTCCACATTCATATAACTCCGCTGATATCAGAGCCTCATGCAGAGACAGAATACCAATACGACAACAAGTACATAAACCATAGGCTTATGCAAGTTACACTCACCTGTTTTTTGACATACCATGGATACCATGGGATTTTTGTTGTTAGCTTGAGTTGTTCCAGAGCATACCTTGTAGCTGTGACTGGCACAACTGAGTCCACGTCTCCACTAAAATACACAATTGCACCCAAAATTTAATCAATTTAATCATCtattaaattgaaaaaaaaaattaagttaTGGTGCTAGTAAGGTAGATCATGCAACCTGAAAACCCAAATTCTTAATCCAGCACCAATTAGTTCCCGGTATATTGGAAGAATTGATACTTCAGTGTCATTCCAATTTCGATTCAGAACCTCGCTGCCAATAACGTACACATTTAGAAAAAATGAcgacaaaaatataaaattttgattcAAATCGAGCATAAATTGTTGGTAGTAGCAAATTGATCCTAGTTCTACAAGCACCAATTGTAAACATAGGCCAATAAGTTTAAGAATAATTTATGTGATTTACCTGCAGGCGGTCCACTTATATGGAATTCCTGTTGTGTTTGCATGGAGAGCTTTCTGGACGTCTGGCCTATTATAGTAAATCTCTGCATATTTTTCGGTACAGGGGTCATATCCAGATAACTGCCGGAACATCTGAGAAATGCCAAACAATTAGTTATCATCAATAAATGAAGTTTATTACTACTCTTCTGTATTGACTAATTGCAACATCTATTGTTATCATTGTCGCATATACCCCATGAGGTCGATGAGGCAATCGCATAGTCTTGTGAGTAGCACCATAACTGCCATCAGATTTGTTGCAAGGAGGTGCATATATATTGTACTGGTCAATGTTTCCAAATTCTTGATCCATGGCATAAGAATACAATGATTCACACTCATTTGATGTTTTCTGTCGTCGGAAATCGCATGTGTTAATCAGTTGATGGTACGTTTTATCCGATATCATGGCATGGCTCCACCAGTAAGTCACTGTTCCAATGTTGTCATAGTAGTTATCTGTAACTGCATTCCCCACCTGCATTCACAATTCAACTTGTGTTTAAAGTCAAAGCAAACATAATGCGCCACATCCATACTTAAATGAAGAGCGCGTAAATGCATTACCATGAATCCCTTTAGATTAATTTTTTGCTTGGCATTGGCATTGTAGTGCACTATTGCTCTGGCTAACTGGGGAACATAATGACCAGCATAGCTCTCTCCAGTTAAGTAGACTTCTCGGTTCTTGTAACGTGGAAATCGATTCATCCACCTAAGGATAAACTGTAGCGAGTCCTTGGCTGAAATCCAGATATTTGCCATAAGATCAAACAAGTCAATAAAGTGAAAGCAGTGAATACAACCACAACAATATCAATATGAGTAATCTATGAACCAGCTGCAAACTGTAAGAAGATGTAGCATGAGCCCTGCTGAACATACCAGTACGACGATCACCAGTGTCAAAGAGATCGCTTGAGCGATTGCTGTAAGAATAGCCAACTCCAGCAGGAGTTTCAAGAAACAAAAGGTTTGCCTCATTGTTCCAGGAGAATTTGTTAGGGTATAAACCTGAAGATGTTTTGTTTATCCTAAATGGTCCTATTTCTTCAGATGCCCCATATGCAACTGAAGAGCATCCTGGACCTGTAAATTTTTAATTTCATAAGCCAATAGCACAATAAACATCACAATTAACATTGAATTAGCCTTATGCTCATTGTCTTATGCTCCATGTCCTAAACTAGATCATGAATGAGGTCACAAATGCATTTATTGTGGGCCATTTTTCATAATAAATATGTTTGTGTTCTAAATGTAGATAAGATATAATACAGGGGGGGGGCGTAAGCAGGAGTACAGGTACAGCAATAGAAGTATACATTACACGGATGAGTAAAATGAGGAAAGCAGTAGTAAAGAGCCAAAACTAAGGTAgtgtaaaataaaaaataaaaataaaaaactgTAGGTGATGCAAATGTAAAGAAAGAAGTAAAGTCCAAGAATGCTGACAATAGTGGGTAGAGCAAATGCAGCTGCAGGTTGTACACTACACCCCCACCATGCATCATAAATGAGTATTGCTTTTCTAGACTATTTAGTTGCTTTCATGCATTCATTATCTCCCTTCTCTATGTAATTTACTGATTACTACACCTTATATTTTATGCATACACATATTGTGAAACTGGAAAGTCTGATAAATGAATATTCGGGATCGACGAATAACTTTGTGAAGTAAATTAATTTTCTTCGCTCTCCACATAATGCAGAAATGTACATGTGGATAATGCATTCATTAATGGGGGTTATGTCTTGTGACCATGGGTAGTTAGCTCATGATGCATTTCTGCAGCAACCCTACTGATAGAGTCATGTTCCCTTTTTCTGCTTTTCTTCTGTCATTCTTAATTACATTTACAATTAACAAGACAATGAGTAATAAATATTTCACCCCGGGTAAAATCAAGAAAAGCTGCAAtcttttttaaattttattgTACAAATCAAATTCAACAATATCCCTACAGATTTTTATCTGGAACCATCCTAAATCATTGTCCTATGTGCACACAACACTACACCAATTTATTTTGTTTTCTTGCAATATAAATTTTAACTAGCAATGAAACAGTAAACTACAGCCTAGCTACATCTGAAAATCTAAAACTAGTAGTAGTAACTATAATTGCATAAACATAGTAGATGTATAAGCAAAAATAGATGAAGAAGGTAAAAAAGAAAAGGGCGTTAGTGAATATGTTGTATACCTCCATTAAGCCAAATGACAAGAGGCTTGGAGAGAGGGAGATGAGGAGACTCAGTAAGCCAGTAAAAGAGGGCACGCCCAGCAAAATGATTAACAGTTACATAACCGGAGAACTGTTGGAAAGAGACAATGGGTTGTCCCGGAAGAGAGATTATCCGGTCAGCTTCTTCTTCTTGTTTCGCGTGATGATGACCATGTGTTGCAGCTGCTGCTGTTGTAGTTGCACCCATTTGTGCAACAGCTATAAGTAACATGGATATCAAGATCTTCATCTTAGACATGGCCATGTCCTAGTATTTTTCTAAGAAGAAGCTGCAGCCTGCAGCTAGCTAGCtgtataatatatataacaaaaGGGAAATGATACTTGTATATATAACCCTATTCTCTGATGTTTGTGTTTTTGTATGGGGAAGTAAGGAGGAGGTTGAGTGATGACAGACTATGATTTATTAtgagagagattatgagagagaGACTGAGAGAGAGTATCTCCTCTAGTTTTTACACACCATTTATTTTTGGACAAATTAATAAACTGATTTACTTTCCCGGTTGAATTTTGTTCTTTTTAAGTACATGTAAAGCAATATCTTAATTTTGTTGACTCTAATATTTTGTTATCTGGTTGAAAATATTGCTGCAACTGATTGTGTACTAGTGGACATGTTAAATTTGTTGAATGATGCATTTGAATCGAATGATTCATTGATTTGAATCGGCGCATCACTATTTATTGCCCACAAATATTGCAATGATTTGTTATTGTACCCTAGGCCCTAGCACATCATTTACAATATTGTGTGCACATCAAATTTTgttctttttcatttttttttccaAATTCTAATGTTAGTTTTGCTTATTTTCATTTGTCTTTTTGAACTTCAAATGTTGGTGTGATGATGACGAAAGATTGTTAACGGCAATCTCATAAAATATTGTGATAACAATCGGTTATCTAGATAATATGACGTGAAGTAGGGTTCAAACCATATTAATCAAAGGTTATTAGGTTCTTATCTATCTTTAGGAAAATTAAAAATTCTACTTTTGATATGCGCGGAGTGAGCGTGATCAATTAGTTACAGATACAAAAATAAGGTTGAAATTTTGTGTCATACATACATCTTTAGCGTGTAAATAACATGGGGTGAATAACAACTTTACTCTCGCTCTATTTGTTGTAAGAGTATTTCCAGGTATTTTGGTtcattatttaaatttaatattaaatatttgatCCTAATAATTTTAAAACATTAATATTTATTCTATTCTTCAACAACATTCCCTATATccattttttatataatattttttcattaaaaaatatcattattacaaaaaataaataaagagaaagttcttattttaaatatatattactCCCTTCATCCCTCCcaaatatttatatttgggtTAGACAAAGATTTTAAGAAAAACGATAAAGTAGTAGAGGAAAGTTaaaaaagttaataaaataatgagactgattaatattatatgtataaagtgagTATAGTGGAGtgaagtagtggatgtagttattttaaaaattataaaaaatttactatttttagaaaattttgaaatgtaaacaattggaaggaacattcaaaaaggaaagtgtaatAAAAGGGAAAAAAGGAgtataaaataagaattaaaagtTTGAGAGagtttatttaaaattaaaaaattagaaGAGATCTTAGTAATTTAAGAAATCGTTACAGAGTAGTTTTTTTCtcatattctttattttatattttaagaCATCGAATAACTAAGTTTTTGGAGTTTATCTGATGTAATAGTCTCAACTCTCAACCTTTGCAATGAGGGTAAACCGTGTTTACTTAATGTCTATTCCCTTGCTAAAAAATTTAAAGACCAGACAAATACATGTGTCCTTTTTGGCCAAATTTTTATGGCTGCATTTACTTCATCATTAATAGTATTACGTAAAAAGCAAGTCAAAGATGAAACAGATGCAGTTCTATTACGTGTGATGAGTCGATCAGTTAACACAAGTAATCATGTTAATTTGGGGCATACGCCGACGACAAACGGAAACGGTTCACATACTTGGCATGAAAAAACGATAAACACGACGTAAACGTAACAGCTAAAGCCAAAATTTACTACAAAATAATTGCCCTTTTCTGGTTTAACTTTTGAACTAGGTTTAGCTGGTCACGAGTTTCATCACTGCTTTTTCTCGTGTATTCATTCCTTTCTTCAAGTA encodes:
- the LOC141700047 gene encoding serine carboxypeptidase-like 25; this translates as MAMSKMKILISMLLIAVAQMGATTTAAAATHGHHHAKQEEEADRIISLPGQPIVSFQQFSGYVTVNHFAGRALFYWLTESPHLPLSKPLVIWLNGGPGCSSVAYGASEEIGPFRINKTSSGLYPNKFSWNNEANLLFLETPAGVGYSYSNRSSDLFDTGDRRTAKDSLQFILRWMNRFPRYKNREVYLTGESYAGHYVPQLARAIVHYNANAKQKINLKGFMVGNAVTDNYYDNIGTVTYWWSHAMISDKTYHQLINTCDFRRQKTSNECESLYSYAMDQEFGNIDQYNIYAPPCNKSDGSYGATHKTMRLPHRPHGMFRQLSGYDPCTEKYAEIYYNRPDVQKALHANTTGIPYKWTACSEVLNRNWNDTEVSILPIYRELIGAGLRIWVFSGDVDSVVPVTATRYALEQLKLTTKIPWYPWYVKKQVGGWTEVYEGLTFATVRGAGHEVPLFKPRESLQLFKSFLRGEPLPKS